CACTTTCCACCGAGGTCTGATTTTCTGCAGCCAAGGAGCAAACCCTTCCCTCGTGTTCAGGAAGGCACCGGGAGGCGGGGAGAGGCGTGGCTTCCTCAGTCCCAGCCCACAGGCCTAAGATGCACCTGTGGCCCATCCCAGGCCCAGACAGACGGGGCACGTTGCGGCTCAGGGAAATCGGGGTTTGAATCCACGTGAGCcttttcctagctgtgtgacttctgaTGACTTATTTAGCGTCTTGCAGCCTCCGTTTACCCATGTGTACCAGAGAAGTACTCTGAGGGCGCAGGTGTGACCGGCACCGGGGCCTGGAGGGCTGCGGGCTTGAACACACAGTAAAGCTTTACAAGAACGCGCCCCTGCAGCGAGGGCTGCTGCGGGGctgggaatgggggtgaagacgGCGGGGCCTGCGCAGTGCTGCGAGAGGTCACAGAATGTGACGGTGGGCGAAAGGCCCaaccccggggcggggggcgtggcCCACAGGCCGACCTCGCCCTCCCAGCTGGAGCCCACGGTCCTCACCGAATCCTGAGATGCTGAGCTCAGCCCTGCGGAAAAGACCGCGGAAGCGGCAGGAGGCTGAGCCGAGGCTGGGAAtttcccccgcccccgctgcaTTCCCGAGCGCCTAAGTCAGCgcggccagccccgccccccccccccccccctccgccagGCCCGAGAAGGCGTGCTGAGGTGGCGGAGGTACCTGCCCTGGTGCGTAGGGGCAGTGCCCGCTGCCCAGCAGGCTCTGTTCCAGGACTTGCTCCTAGTGGGAGGCACAGAGGGTCCCACAGTGGAGGGTGGGCTCGGGGAATCACGGGCAGTTTGGAAAGACGACCCTAGGAACTTCTCAACTCCCCTAGAGACACCTGCAGCAAGGGGGCTGCCCGTGGGCGGGGAGGGTGGGCGTCAAAGCCGCCCCCATGTCATGCTGGCCatgtggggagggggtgacaCGGTCCGCTGGAGGCCTGGACCCCGATTTTAGTCTCTGACAACATGGATCCCCCCATCACCTACACGTTACATAGCAGAAGGGCCACGGTTCCCCTAAAACACCCCTGCCCACACCACAAAACCCACCCCCAACACACCCGCAGGGGcgggaagaggcaggaagaaaacCTCACCCACAGGCAGAGCAGATTTCAATACAATCTATATTATCTCATATATATATCCCTCTCACTTCGTGCGCTCACTCCTGTCACGCACTGAAAATGTCACGGAGACCAAAATAGAGTGGCTTTCCGGGGGGGCTCGTGGCAGTCGTAAGCGATACAAAACTAGGGGCTCTGTCTCTCATACGTCATACAGTTAATTGTTCAAGTATTTTGTATGTACAAAGAGCTAttctatcaggaaaaaaaattaaaaaaaaaaaaaagacgagtTAGGCTACGAATCCTAGGAGGAAGGGGTAGCGTGGTCAGGCACGAGGCCCCGGCCCCATCTCCCCGGGCGGCCGCCGGTGCCCTGCCGCCGAGCTGGAGGGCAAGCCAGGGCGGGCAGAGGCCGGGGGCAGGGAGTCAGCCGCACACTTTGGCCTGGAAGGGGGATCAGGGAAACTGATTCGAGGGAGGAAGcggtgggagtggggacagacAGAGGGCCTTCTCGGACAGCCTGCAGCAACCCGCAGCTCGGTACTGGCTGGCCAAGCCCACCAGACAGGGGCCCAGCGCTGGCCTCTGGCACCTCCCCAGCAGGCTGCTGTCCCTCCAGGGGGCTGGCTGGCTTGGTCGCAAGGGCCAAGAGCCCGGAAGGATGACTGGGACAGAACCCCCACTCGACCCTCGGCACAGCTCGCTCCAGGCGTGGCTGGAAGGAGAGAGGTGCCACAGGGGCGTTCCGGAGCCACAGTCGGGGCCCTCCTCGCTCAGCCTGTCCCTTCCCCGGGTTGTGCAGGCAGCCCCAGCCCAAATGCCACCTGGGGATGGGACACCCAGCCTGTACACGCAGGCATTGCCCGCTGAGAGTGAGCCCGGCCTGCACGGGGGCTCCGGCCCAGGGAAGCTCCAGGGGCGCACACCGTGCAGAGGTGGGCAATGGGCAAGGGCAGGGGATGGGCGGCCCCAGCCACCCCCGAGGCCTGAGGGCACTTGGCCCAGCACTGTAGGACCTTCTGAGTGCCAGCAGCTGAACAGGGGGGCGTCTGGGGCAGACCGAAGGCCTGGGGAGTGGGAGCTTTCATGTGTGACTAAGGCACAGAAGAGATGGTGGGCCAGGGGACCAGAGGAGGAGGACGCCAGGTCCCgtgtggccctggggccagggccctcTGCGCATGCCCCggccctccgccctccccccTCCAGAGCTGTGTCCTCCGGAAGCTGGTCTGAAAGGTAGAGACTCAGAATCCCCCTGTGAAGTGTGAGGGAGGAGCCCCAGCAACAGACCGTGCCCCGGCCCAGGTTCTGCTCACTTGGCCTGGGAAGGAAGCGCGGAGCCCCCGACCCTGGGAGCGAGCAGGAAGGAAGGGCTCTGTCCAACAATGCTCTCAAGGAGACAGACCCCAGGGGGCAGTGTGGGCTGCCGGCTGTCCTCAGCAGGCCCGGAGGAAGGGGCATGAGACAGGCAGAGGTGCAGCCACTGAGAAGACACCCAGGGGGCTCGGGGACGCCCGACTTGGAGAGGCCACGTCGACAGAAGAGGGGCGCAAAGGCAGCTGAGCACCCTGCCCAGTGGGCCTGTGGCTCTTGGCATCTGGCTCTGATCCGGGCAGCATGCCAGGCAGGCCTGGGTCAGGAGGGGGTTCCCAGCGGATGGTCCCTCCTTCTGCCCAGGTGAGGCTAATCTAGCATCAGACAAGGGGCgacaggggaggggacaggtggggagagCTGTATTGCACGGTGTTCAGGGGTGGGGCTGTGAGTCtcgtgggggagggcagggacctgGGGGCAGAGCCGAGAAGACTGTGGCTGCTGGTCCCCAACATCAGCGTCTGGGTCCGGGGCACAGCTGGTCCCGACATGCTGCCACCGCAGGACAAGCCACAGGGGCATGGGAGTCGCTCGCTCCCAGGATCCTCTGCTCCTCGCCCCGGTCCTGCGGGTTTGGCCTTGTATAAATGTTCCTGAAGGCTCGAGGGTGAGCCTGGGCTGTTCCCTCAGCAGACAGCGACGGGCTGCTCCTCTGGAAGCGATATGTGAGTGTCTCTGGTCCAATAAATTAAAGGGCAACGCCGAAGCCGTGCCAGCTTGCCTCCCGGCCCGGACGTGAGGCTGGAGGGGGCACCCCCTGCCCGGGGCCGAGGTACCCATCCTTCCCAGCGGCCGCCACCGCCGCGCCTAGAACTCGTCATCAGAGCTGAGCAGGAGAGTCTTCTCGTTGTCGCGGGCGCCGCCGAGGCTGTGGGAGCGCGCCAGGCCGTGCGCGCCGCCGTGCCAGCTGGGCCCGGGCTCCAGCGTGGACTGCTGCGTGTACTGCTGGTAGGCGGGCGAGAAGTTGTGGATGGCGTCCTGCACGATGTCGTGCGGGTTCATGGTCTCCTTGAGGCTGCTGGAGATGCTCTTCATGGGGGCGCAGcggcctgcgggggcggggggcggggtgaggggccTCGCTGGCAGGAGGCGAGGTAGCTCAGCCCACCCCAAGCCCCGGGCCGCCCCCACTGGGCTGTGTCATCCAACCACCCCCTTCAGGGACAGAGAACAGGGCCCTgcacgtgggg
The sequence above is a segment of the Phyllostomus discolor isolate MPI-MPIP mPhyDis1 chromosome 2, mPhyDis1.pri.v3, whole genome shotgun sequence genome. Coding sequences within it:
- the LOC118499186 gene encoding uncharacterized protein LOC118499186; amino-acid sequence: MPLPPGLLRTAGSPHCPLGSVSLRALLDRALPSCSLPGSGAPRFLPRPSEQNLGRGTVCCWGSSLTLHRGILSLYLSDQLPEDTALEGGGRRAGACAEGPGPRATRDLASSSSGPLAHHLFCALVTHESSHSPGLRSAPDAPLFSCWHSEGPTVLGQVPSGLGGGWGRPSPALAHCPPLHGVRPWSFPGPEPPCRPGSLSAGNACVYRLGVPSPGGIWAGAACTTRGRDRLSEEGPDCGSGTPLWHLSPSSHAWSELCRGSSGGSVPVILPGSWPLRPSQPRWAPVWWAWPASTELRVAAGCPRRPSVCPHSHRFLPRISFPDPPSRPKCAADSLPPASARPGLPSSSAAGHRRPPGEMGPGPRA